One stretch of Cohnella algarum DNA includes these proteins:
- a CDS encoding acyltransferase, which translates to MRQTERYPVDGPNALWQVYHTVSRWKAVRNFVFIQLARYCPELRVKNWIYRRVLGMKVGKQTSFALMVMVDVFFPEKISIGDNSIIGYNSTLLTHEYLIKEYRLGPIRIGSNVMIGANVTVLPGVTIGDGAVVAAGSVVHRDVPPGARVGGNPLRELGSDGKP; encoded by the coding sequence TTGAGACAGACCGAACGGTACCCGGTGGACGGACCGAATGCGTTATGGCAGGTATACCATACGGTTTCCCGCTGGAAGGCGGTACGCAATTTCGTGTTTATTCAGTTGGCCCGGTACTGTCCGGAGCTTCGCGTCAAAAACTGGATCTACCGCCGCGTTCTCGGCATGAAGGTCGGGAAGCAAACCTCGTTCGCGCTCATGGTGATGGTCGACGTCTTTTTCCCGGAAAAGATTTCGATCGGCGACAACTCGATCATCGGCTACAATTCCACGCTGCTGACGCACGAATATTTGATCAAGGAATACCGGCTCGGCCCGATCCGGATCGGCTCCAACGTCATGATCGGAGCGAACGTTACGGTGCTGCCCGGCGTGACGATCGGAGACGGCGCCGTCGTGGCGGCCGGCTCGGTCGTCCATCGGGATGTGCCTCCGGGCGCCCGCGTCGGCGGCAATCCGCTGCGCGAGCTCGGGTCGGACGGCAAACCTTGA
- the hisF gene encoding imidazole glycerol phosphate synthase subunit HisF, with the protein MLAKRIIPCLDVKDGRVVKGVNFVNLRDAGDPVELAATYDREHADELVFLDISASHEGRATMVDVVRRTAGEITIPFTVGGGIASVDDMKRLLRAGADKIGINTAAIRNPDLITDGAKMFGAQCIVVAIDAKYNAEWGEWEVYTHGGRNATGIRALEWAKDAQRRGAGELLLTSMDADGTKDGFDLKLTRAVSDSVSIPVIASGGAGNSGHFADVFAEGKADAGLAASIFHYKEVTIREVKDELRAKGVNVR; encoded by the coding sequence ATGCTGGCGAAACGCATTATTCCATGTCTTGACGTCAAGGACGGACGCGTCGTCAAAGGCGTCAATTTTGTCAATTTGCGCGACGCGGGCGATCCGGTCGAGCTCGCCGCGACGTACGACCGCGAGCATGCCGACGAGCTCGTGTTTTTGGACATTTCGGCTTCTCACGAAGGGCGGGCGACGATGGTCGACGTCGTGCGGAGAACGGCCGGCGAAATTACGATTCCGTTTACGGTCGGCGGGGGCATCGCCTCGGTCGACGACATGAAGCGGCTGCTGCGCGCCGGCGCCGACAAAATCGGCATCAACACGGCGGCGATCCGCAACCCCGACCTCATTACGGACGGCGCGAAAATGTTCGGCGCCCAGTGCATCGTCGTCGCCATCGACGCGAAGTACAACGCGGAGTGGGGCGAATGGGAAGTGTATACGCACGGCGGCCGCAACGCCACCGGCATCCGCGCGCTCGAATGGGCGAAGGACGCCCAGCGGCGCGGCGCCGGCGAGCTGCTGCTGACGAGCATGGACGCGGACGGAACGAAGGACGGATTCGATCTCAAGCTTACGCGCGCGGTGTCGGATAGCGTAAGCATCCCGGTCATCGCCTCCGGGGGCGCGGGCAACTCCGGACATTTTGCCGACGTGTTCGCGGAAGGCAAGGCGGACGCGGGGCTGGCGGCAAGCATTTTCCACTATAAAGAAGTGACGATCCGGGAAGTCAAGGACGAGCTGCGGGCAAAAGGAGTGAACGTGCGATGA
- the hisA gene encoding 1-(5-phosphoribosyl)-5-[(5-phosphoribosylamino)methylideneamino]imidazole-4-carboxamide isomerase: MSNFILYPAIDIRGGKCVRLVQGDYNQETVYGEDPVAVARDWEAQGARWIHLVDLDGAKAGRPVNDELIGRIAQAVKVPVQVGGGLRTEADVERLVGLGVSRVILGTAAIEDRAFVTKVLESYGEKVAIGIDARNGFVATRGWLETSEVKAEELAVSLAAEGAQTFIFTDISRDGMMGGPNVEAIVRLARVSGRTVIASGGVSKPEDLERLAEQADQGVGGAIVGKALYTGSIKLADAVKRFAAQQ, encoded by the coding sequence ATGTCCAACTTTATATTATATCCCGCGATCGATATTCGCGGCGGCAAGTGCGTGCGGCTCGTTCAAGGCGACTATAATCAGGAAACGGTGTACGGGGAAGATCCGGTCGCCGTCGCCCGGGACTGGGAAGCGCAAGGCGCCCGGTGGATCCACCTGGTCGATCTGGACGGGGCGAAGGCCGGCCGCCCGGTCAACGACGAGCTGATCGGCCGGATCGCGCAGGCGGTGAAGGTGCCGGTGCAGGTCGGAGGCGGCCTCCGAACGGAAGCGGACGTCGAGCGGCTTGTCGGCCTCGGCGTGTCCCGCGTCATTCTCGGCACGGCGGCGATCGAAGACCGCGCGTTCGTGACGAAGGTGCTCGAGAGCTACGGAGAAAAAGTCGCGATCGGCATCGACGCGCGGAACGGCTTCGTGGCGACGCGCGGCTGGCTCGAGACGTCCGAGGTGAAAGCCGAAGAGCTGGCGGTTTCGCTGGCCGCGGAAGGGGCGCAAACGTTCATCTTCACGGACATTTCCCGCGACGGCATGATGGGCGGTCCGAACGTGGAGGCGATCGTCCGGCTGGCCCGGGTTTCCGGCCGCACGGTGATCGCGTCCGGAGGCGTCAGCAAGCCGGAGGATTTGGAGCGGCTCGCGGAGCAAGCGGATCAAGGCGTCGGCGGGGCGATTGTCGGCAAAGCGCTGTACACGGGAAGCATCAAGCTGGCGGACGCGGTCAAGCGGTTCGCGGCGCAACAATAA
- the hisG gene encoding ATP phosphoribosyltransferase, which yields MTDGGVLKVAMPKGRIYKQASKLFREAGLPIPEDFDDSRRLIIPVPEANMEFIMAKPVDVPTYVEYGVADIGIVGKDVLMEENKDVYELLDLGIAKCRMSVIGLPGWKPVIQPRVATKYPNVASQYFRERGQQVEVIKLNGSIELAPLIGLADRIVDMVETGQTLKENGLVEMETLFSVTSRLIANRVSYRLKNAQIQALCDRIGQKVPASL from the coding sequence ATGACGGACGGCGGCGTTTTGAAAGTGGCAATGCCCAAAGGCCGCATTTACAAGCAGGCCAGCAAGCTGTTTCGCGAGGCGGGGCTGCCGATCCCCGAGGATTTCGACGACTCGCGCCGGCTGATCATTCCGGTTCCGGAAGCGAACATGGAATTCATCATGGCGAAGCCCGTAGACGTTCCGACTTACGTGGAATACGGCGTCGCGGATATCGGCATCGTGGGCAAGGACGTGCTGATGGAGGAGAATAAGGACGTCTACGAACTGCTCGATCTCGGCATCGCGAAGTGCCGGATGTCGGTCATCGGGCTGCCGGGCTGGAAGCCCGTCATTCAGCCTCGCGTCGCGACCAAGTATCCGAACGTGGCTTCGCAATATTTTCGCGAGCGCGGGCAGCAGGTCGAAGTGATCAAGCTGAACGGTTCGATCGAGCTGGCTCCGCTGATCGGGCTTGCCGACCGGATCGTCGACATGGTGGAAACGGGCCAGACGCTTAAGGAGAACGGCCTCGTCGAGATGGAGACGTTGTTCTCGGTGACGAGCCGGCTGATCGCGAACCGCGTCAGCTACCGGCTGAAAAACGCGCAAATCCAGGCGCTGTGCGACCGGATCGGCCAGAAGGTGCCGGCGTCGCTGTAA
- a CDS encoding cache domain-containing protein: MSKVNRKVKVLAHFFVPYAVLLAGFVAVGLYAYGRTAALVENQTNETAYAIMAQTKETLDRRFEEIETIAEQVAGSTKARSFPYVGDPFAGTNPARILELQKGLFDYPLFNHFILDYYVVYPDKDLAVSPHKVYTLRQFYDLKFQYDGFSFERWKSELSDRYRYRTFIPGQSAVYDGKRQSVVSYMQSFGTKDRVALVLMLIDNSQIQSMLRKLVPDSGGFAFITDDRGQAISGTGDFASTAWAADLPDGFSSAAIDGRRMLVTRTTSQINGWTYVSAQPESAVLHKVRYFEQLILTIIALGVALGLIAAALFAYRNSRPLWLLLRALPAQHANGTDGNPRNTWDDVRTSVAGLVYRNNSLEEKLEQQAPLIRSGFYERLLRGQFASDKDIALAMEHSRLQWEGDYFAVGVLAISGYDGTYNEEMLTELEIRKMAVRDVVDQAYGAAMSAHDLGENQIALVLNGDAPTSAAFLSECLNKLKELRARLAGTLNIAAYAAVGGCYSRLTEISRSYEEARLILQRTNWTETRPVVCRDDDALPLPAYYYPPDVEQRLINLVKSGDVEETVALLELIRKNNLEGSGMPAGVGRILLGEMSGTLLKCIEQTQPDDRLGSEELDRALAAAESGRLAKDAFKELADAFLRMSRNMNDRKKTS; encoded by the coding sequence ATGTCCAAAGTAAACCGAAAAGTGAAAGTGTTGGCGCATTTTTTCGTACCCTACGCGGTCCTGCTGGCCGGCTTCGTGGCCGTCGGGCTGTACGCTTACGGGCGCACGGCGGCGCTCGTTGAAAATCAAACAAATGAAACCGCTTACGCCATCATGGCTCAAACCAAGGAAACCCTGGACCGGCGTTTCGAGGAAATCGAAACGATCGCCGAGCAAGTGGCCGGGAGCACGAAAGCAAGGTCGTTCCCCTACGTCGGCGATCCGTTCGCCGGAACGAATCCGGCGCGCATTCTCGAGCTGCAGAAGGGCTTGTTCGATTATCCGCTGTTCAACCATTTCATTCTCGACTATTACGTCGTTTACCCCGACAAGGACCTCGCCGTATCCCCCCACAAAGTGTATACGCTGCGGCAGTTTTACGATTTGAAATTCCAATACGACGGCTTCAGCTTCGAACGGTGGAAAAGCGAGCTGTCCGACCGGTACCGGTATCGGACGTTCATTCCCGGCCAGTCCGCCGTTTACGACGGCAAGCGGCAGTCGGTCGTTTCCTATATGCAATCGTTCGGCACGAAGGACCGCGTCGCCCTCGTGCTGATGCTCATCGACAACTCCCAGATCCAGAGCATGCTTCGCAAGCTGGTGCCGGATTCCGGAGGGTTCGCGTTCATTACCGACGATCGGGGGCAAGCGATCAGCGGCACGGGGGACTTCGCCTCTACCGCGTGGGCGGCCGATTTGCCCGACGGTTTCTCTTCCGCCGCGATCGACGGCCGCCGCATGCTTGTCACCCGCACCACATCGCAAATTAACGGGTGGACGTACGTATCGGCCCAGCCGGAATCGGCCGTGCTGCACAAGGTGCGCTATTTCGAACAGCTCATTCTGACGATTATCGCGCTGGGCGTCGCCCTCGGCCTGATCGCCGCGGCGCTGTTCGCTTATCGCAACAGCCGGCCGCTCTGGCTGCTGCTTCGGGCGCTGCCGGCGCAGCACGCCAACGGAACGGACGGGAACCCCCGGAACACCTGGGATGACGTCCGAACCTCGGTCGCCGGTCTCGTCTACCGCAACAACTCCCTGGAGGAGAAGCTGGAGCAGCAGGCGCCGCTGATCCGCAGCGGCTTTTACGAGCGGCTGCTGCGGGGGCAGTTCGCTTCCGACAAAGATATCGCCCTGGCCATGGAGCATTCGAGGCTGCAGTGGGAAGGGGACTATTTCGCCGTCGGCGTGCTCGCGATCTCCGGCTATGACGGCACGTACAACGAGGAAATGCTGACCGAGCTCGAAATTCGCAAAATGGCCGTTCGCGACGTCGTCGACCAAGCGTACGGGGCCGCGATGTCCGCGCACGATCTGGGCGAAAACCAGATCGCCCTAGTGCTTAACGGCGACGCGCCGACGTCCGCCGCCTTTCTTTCCGAGTGCCTGAACAAGCTCAAGGAACTGCGCGCCCGGCTCGCCGGAACGCTCAACATCGCCGCATACGCGGCCGTCGGAGGCTGCTATTCCCGATTGACGGAAATCAGCCGTTCTTACGAGGAGGCTCGGCTGATCCTGCAGCGGACAAACTGGACGGAAACGCGTCCGGTCGTCTGCCGCGACGACGACGCCCTTCCCCTGCCCGCGTATTACTATCCGCCGGACGTCGAGCAGCGGCTGATCAATCTGGTCAAATCGGGCGATGTCGAAGAAACCGTGGCGCTGCTCGAGCTGATCCGGAAAAACAACCTGGAGGGAAGCGGCATGCCCGCGGGCGTCGGCCGCATTTTGCTCGGCGAAATGAGCGGCACGCTGCTCAAATGCATCGAGCAGACGCAGCCGGACGACCGGCTCGGCTCCGAGGAGCTGGACAGGGCGCTTGCGGCCGCGGAATCCGGACGTTTGGCAAAAGACGCGTTCAAGGAACTGGCGGACGCGTTTCTGCGGATGAGCCGCAACATGAACGATCGCAAAAAAACCAGCTAA
- the hisB gene encoding imidazoleglycerol-phosphate dehydratase HisB: MTQQAGARAAEIARKTNETDIKLSFAVDGTGTVDIETDVPFMNHMLDLFAKHGQFDLKVEARGDVDIDDHHTVEDIGICLGQTLREALGDKAGIKRYASVFVPMDEALAQVVIDVSNRPHFEYRAEYPSATVGSFSTEMVHEFLWKLALEARITLHVIVHYGKNTHHMIEAVFKALGRALDEATSIDPRVKGVPSTKGVL; encoded by the coding sequence ATGACGCAGCAGGCAGGAGCGCGCGCGGCGGAAATCGCCCGCAAGACGAACGAGACGGACATCAAGCTTTCGTTCGCGGTGGACGGCACGGGGACGGTCGACATCGAAACGGACGTGCCGTTTATGAACCATATGCTGGACCTGTTCGCCAAGCACGGCCAGTTCGACCTGAAGGTCGAAGCGCGGGGCGACGTGGACATCGACGACCACCATACGGTCGAGGACATCGGCATCTGCCTCGGCCAGACGCTGCGCGAGGCGCTCGGCGACAAGGCCGGCATCAAGCGGTACGCGAGCGTGTTCGTGCCGATGGACGAGGCGCTGGCGCAGGTCGTCATCGACGTCAGCAACCGGCCGCATTTCGAATACCGCGCCGAGTACCCGTCGGCGACGGTCGGCAGCTTCAGTACGGAGATGGTGCACGAGTTTTTGTGGAAGCTGGCGTTGGAGGCGCGGATTACGCTGCACGTTATCGTCCACTATGGAAAAAATACCCACCACATGATCGAAGCGGTGTTCAAGGCGCTCGGGCGGGCGCTGGACGAAGCGACCTCGATCGATCCCCGGGTGAAAGGCGTGCCTTCCACGAAGGGAGTGCTGTAA
- the ppaX gene encoding pyrophosphatase PpaX: MKQAITTVLFDLDGTIIDTNELIIESVLHALEGVVPEGFSREHIIPKMGLPLAMQMQIFTGRDEVEELTKKYRAYNLQRHDEMVTLFPGVAEAVPKLKAAGLKLGIVTTKMRETSVHALKLLGIFDDMDVIVALDDVQNAKPHPEPVRKAMDALGADPRRTVMLGDSAVDIESARQAGAIPVGVAWSLKGSEALREAGAEVVIESMDELLTLCGIEAEPR, translated from the coding sequence ATGAAACAAGCGATTACGACCGTTTTGTTCGATCTGGACGGGACGATTATCGATACGAACGAGCTGATTATCGAATCGGTTTTGCATGCGCTGGAGGGCGTCGTTCCGGAAGGGTTCTCCCGGGAACACATCATCCCGAAAATGGGACTCCCGCTCGCGATGCAAATGCAAATCTTCACCGGCAGGGATGAAGTCGAAGAACTGACGAAGAAGTACCGGGCCTACAACTTGCAGCGGCACGACGAAATGGTGACGCTGTTTCCGGGAGTGGCGGAAGCCGTCCCCAAGCTCAAGGCGGCGGGCCTCAAGCTCGGCATCGTCACGACCAAAATGCGCGAAACGTCCGTTCATGCCCTTAAGCTGCTCGGCATTTTCGACGATATGGATGTCATCGTGGCGCTGGACGACGTGCAAAACGCCAAGCCGCACCCCGAGCCGGTGCGCAAGGCGATGGACGCGCTCGGCGCCGATCCGCGCCGCACCGTCATGCTCGGCGACAGCGCGGTCGATATCGAATCCGCGCGGCAAGCCGGCGCCATACCGGTCGGCGTCGCCTGGTCGCTGAAAGGGAGCGAAGCGTTGCGGGAAGCCGGCGCGGAAGTCGTGATCGAAAGCATGGACGAGCTGCTCACCTTATGCGGAATCGAGGCGGAGCCCCGTTGA
- the hisH gene encoding imidazole glycerol phosphate synthase subunit HisH has translation MIAIIDYGMGNLHSVSKAVERLGCEAVVTSSADEIMAARGAILPGVGAFGDAMGNLRETGLLDTVKACAASGKPLLGICLGMQLLFEESEEHGVHEGLGLLPGRVVRFQGDYKVPHMGWNKLEFRQKSPLFEGLEPGHVYFVHSYHALPKRREDLLATTDYHQPVTAIVGRGALLGMQFHPEKSGDLGMALLQRFVSAAESGAETVSFTV, from the coding sequence GTGATCGCGATTATCGATTACGGCATGGGCAACCTGCACAGCGTCAGCAAGGCGGTGGAGCGGCTCGGCTGCGAGGCCGTCGTGACGTCGTCGGCCGACGAGATCATGGCCGCTCGCGGGGCGATTTTGCCCGGCGTCGGCGCTTTCGGCGACGCGATGGGCAATTTGCGGGAGACCGGGCTGCTGGATACGGTCAAAGCTTGCGCGGCGTCGGGCAAGCCGCTGCTCGGCATTTGTCTCGGGATGCAGCTGCTGTTCGAGGAGAGCGAGGAGCACGGCGTCCACGAGGGGCTGGGCTTGCTGCCAGGCCGGGTCGTCCGTTTTCAAGGCGATTACAAGGTGCCGCACATGGGCTGGAACAAGCTGGAGTTCAGGCAAAAAAGTCCGCTGTTCGAGGGGCTCGAGCCCGGACACGTTTATTTCGTCCACTCGTACCATGCGCTGCCGAAGCGCCGCGAGGATCTGCTCGCGACGACCGACTACCATCAGCCGGTGACGGCGATCGTCGGCCGGGGGGCGCTGCTCGGCATGCAGTTCCACCCGGAAAAAAGCGGCGACCTCGGCATGGCGCTGCTGCAGAGGTTCGTCTCGGCCGCGGAGTCCGGGGCGGAGACGGTTTCGTTCACGGTTTGA
- a CDS encoding ATP phosphoribosyltransferase regulatory subunit codes for MSKPKVFEKPTGVKDYLPHAVAKLRRIERDVLECMRLWGYEQIVTPTMEYYDTVGVASSTSDRKLFKLLDHRGTTIVLRSDMTAPIARVVSSLLKETPFPLRLSYHGNVFRAFEEEGGRDAEFVQTGVELVGDPSPEADAETIALAIASLQAAGVPAFKIAVGHVAFLNGLFEEALPGRPDDQEALKERLLQRDYVGYRGALRQLSLAEPVRAELEGLLRLRGGQEVCAQALELGGSEEAKAAIRHLCDVWDVLKAYGVQEHVLIDLTMIGDFSYYTGMTFEGYASNLGFPVCSGGRYDNLLAQFGRPAAATGFALKTTRILEVVSDEADQESRTLIVYSQEKRDEALAEAARERAEGRVVVTEFAADGGRQAAELHRQASAGGTFFYKGKDFDRFIAFGADKEERA; via the coding sequence ATGTCCAAGCCAAAAGTGTTTGAAAAGCCGACAGGCGTTAAGGATTATTTGCCTCATGCCGTGGCGAAGCTCCGGCGGATCGAGCGGGACGTGCTGGAGTGCATGCGCCTGTGGGGCTACGAGCAAATCGTCACGCCGACGATGGAATACTACGACACGGTAGGGGTAGCCAGCTCCACTTCGGATCGGAAGCTGTTCAAGCTGCTCGACCACCGCGGGACGACGATCGTGCTGCGCTCGGATATGACGGCGCCGATCGCCCGCGTCGTTTCCTCGCTGCTGAAGGAGACGCCGTTTCCGCTGCGGCTCAGCTATCACGGCAACGTTTTCCGGGCGTTCGAGGAGGAGGGAGGCCGCGACGCCGAATTCGTGCAAACCGGCGTGGAGCTGGTCGGCGACCCGTCGCCGGAAGCGGACGCGGAGACGATCGCGCTCGCGATCGCTTCCTTGCAGGCGGCGGGCGTTCCCGCGTTCAAAATCGCCGTCGGCCACGTCGCGTTTTTGAACGGGCTGTTCGAGGAGGCGCTGCCGGGCCGGCCGGACGATCAGGAGGCGCTGAAGGAAAGGCTGCTTCAGCGCGATTACGTCGGCTATCGCGGCGCCCTGCGGCAATTGTCGCTTGCGGAACCGGTGCGCGCCGAACTGGAAGGCCTGCTGCGGCTGCGCGGCGGGCAGGAGGTTTGCGCGCAGGCGCTGGAGCTCGGCGGCAGCGAAGAGGCGAAAGCGGCCATCCGCCACCTGTGCGACGTGTGGGACGTGCTGAAGGCGTACGGCGTGCAGGAGCACGTGCTGATCGATCTGACGATGATCGGGGATTTTTCGTATTATACCGGCATGACGTTCGAGGGCTATGCCTCGAATTTGGGCTTTCCCGTATGCAGCGGCGGCCGGTACGACAACCTGCTCGCCCAGTTCGGGCGTCCGGCCGCGGCGACGGGCTTCGCGCTCAAGACGACCCGCATTCTCGAGGTCGTGAGCGACGAGGCGGATCAAGAGAGCCGCACGCTTATCGTCTATTCGCAGGAGAAGCGGGACGAAGCGCTGGCGGAAGCGGCGCGGGAGCGCGCGGAAGGCCGGGTCGTCGTGACGGAATTCGCCGCGGACGGCGGACGGCAAGCGGCCGAACTGCATCGGCAGGCGTCCGCGGGCGGAACTTTTTTCTATAAAGGCAAAGACTTCGACCGGTTCATCGCATTCGGAGCCGACAAGGAGGAGCGGGCATGA
- the hprK gene encoding HPr(Ser) kinase/phosphatase: protein MAKKVRVSELVQQFQLEVVAGVDGLRRTIETDDLNRPGLEMAGYYDYYPVDRAQILGKTELAFLETLTSDERRERLERICADETPCIIITRGIEAPEELVGVANERNFPVLRSGMATTILISRITNFLEKKLAPTATIHGVLVDVYGVGMLITGGSGIGKSETALELVKRGHRLVADDAVEIRQTADNQLYGNAPELIQHLLEIRGLGILNVMTLFGAGAVLTQKKISLVIKLENWQQEKQYDRLGLDEETTRIIESDIPLVTVPVRPGRNLAVILEVAAMNYRLKRMGFNAAQQFTNKLTEAIADEDYD from the coding sequence ATGGCCAAGAAAGTAAGAGTATCCGAACTCGTGCAGCAGTTCCAATTGGAAGTGGTGGCGGGCGTGGACGGCCTGCGCCGCACGATCGAGACCGACGACCTCAATCGGCCCGGCTTGGAGATGGCCGGCTATTACGATTATTATCCGGTGGATCGCGCCCAAATCCTGGGCAAGACCGAACTAGCCTTTCTCGAAACGCTCACTTCCGACGAACGGCGGGAGCGGCTCGAGCGCATTTGCGCGGACGAAACGCCCTGCATCATCATTACCCGCGGCATCGAAGCTCCCGAGGAACTTGTCGGCGTGGCGAACGAGCGCAATTTCCCCGTGCTGCGCAGCGGGATGGCGACGACGATCCTGATCAGCCGCATCACGAACTTTCTCGAGAAGAAACTGGCCCCGACCGCCACGATCCACGGCGTTCTGGTCGACGTGTACGGGGTCGGCATGCTCATCACGGGCGGCAGCGGCATCGGCAAAAGCGAAACGGCGCTGGAGCTCGTCAAGCGCGGCCACCGGCTGGTCGCCGACGACGCGGTCGAAATCCGCCAGACGGCGGACAACCAGCTGTACGGCAACGCCCCGGAGCTTATCCAGCATTTGCTGGAAATTCGCGGGTTGGGCATTTTGAACGTCATGACGCTGTTCGGGGCCGGCGCCGTCCTGACGCAAAAGAAAATCAGCCTCGTCATCAAGCTGGAAAACTGGCAGCAGGAGAAGCAATACGACCGGCTCGGTCTGGACGAGGAGACGACGCGCATCATCGAGTCGGATATTCCGCTCGTTACCGTCCCGGTGCGTCCCGGACGGAACCTGGCGGTCATCCTGGAAGTGGCCGCGATGAATTACCGCCTCAAGCGGATGGGCTTCAATGCGGCCCAACAGTTTACCAACAAGTTGACGGAAGCGATCGCGGACGAAGACTACGATTAA
- the hisD gene encoding histidinol dehydrogenase, with the protein MYIGSAEGFRLERETEYGSAQQNETVAEIVAAVRREGDAALLRYTAQLDKVELAPGELRVAQEEIEAAYGKVEPEFIAALRQAAANITAFHEKQKRTTWADARPDGTLLGMVFRPLKRVGLYVPGGKAAYPSSVLMNVLPAKVAGVPEIALVTPPSTGGSAGIDPYILVAAAEAGVTEMYRVGGAQAIAALAYGTASIPAVDKICGPGNIYVALAKRAVFGAVDIDSIAGPSEIAVLADDTADPRYVAADMLSQAEHDEMASAVLVTPSHKLAQAVAAELDRQVATLPRREIAEKSLADYGAILTVADLSEGAEIINKLAPEHLEIITEDPMNLLGTIENAGAIFLGPYSSEPVGDYYAGPNHILPTNGTARFSSPLNVDDFLKKSSLIRYSREALQRDAAGIATLARHEGLEAHARAVEIRLEGGERK; encoded by the coding sequence ATGTATATCGGTTCGGCGGAAGGGTTCCGGCTGGAGCGGGAAACCGAATACGGCTCGGCGCAGCAAAACGAGACGGTCGCGGAGATCGTCGCGGCGGTTCGCCGGGAAGGCGATGCCGCGCTGCTGCGCTATACGGCGCAGTTGGACAAGGTGGAGCTTGCGCCGGGCGAGCTGCGGGTCGCGCAGGAGGAAATCGAAGCGGCTTACGGCAAGGTGGAGCCGGAATTTATCGCCGCGCTGCGGCAGGCGGCAGCCAACATAACGGCCTTTCACGAAAAGCAAAAACGCACGACCTGGGCGGACGCCCGTCCCGACGGCACGCTGCTCGGGATGGTGTTTCGTCCGCTCAAGCGGGTCGGCCTGTACGTGCCCGGCGGAAAGGCGGCCTACCCTTCGTCGGTGCTCATGAACGTGCTGCCCGCCAAGGTGGCCGGCGTGCCGGAAATCGCGCTCGTGACTCCGCCGTCGACGGGGGGGAGCGCCGGCATCGACCCGTACATTCTGGTGGCGGCCGCGGAAGCGGGCGTGACCGAAATGTACCGGGTCGGAGGAGCGCAAGCGATCGCGGCGCTTGCGTACGGGACGGCGAGCATTCCCGCCGTCGATAAAATTTGCGGGCCCGGCAACATCTACGTGGCGCTGGCCAAGCGCGCCGTGTTCGGCGCGGTGGACATCGACAGCATCGCCGGGCCGAGCGAAATCGCCGTGCTTGCCGACGATACGGCCGATCCGCGGTACGTGGCCGCGGATATGCTGTCGCAGGCGGAGCACGACGAAATGGCGTCGGCGGTGCTCGTCACGCCGTCGCACAAGCTCGCGCAGGCGGTCGCGGCCGAGCTCGACCGCCAGGTCGCCACGCTGCCGCGCCGCGAAATCGCGGAGAAGTCGCTCGCGGATTACGGCGCGATTTTGACGGTGGCCGACCTCTCCGAAGGCGCGGAGATCATCAACAAGCTCGCGCCGGAGCATCTGGAAATCATCACGGAGGACCCGATGAACCTGCTCGGGACGATCGAGAACGCGGGCGCGATTTTCCTCGGTCCGTACAGTTCCGAGCCGGTGGGCGATTACTATGCCGGACCGAACCACATTTTGCCGACGAACGGGACCGCGAGGTTTTCTTCTCCGCTCAATGTGGACGACTTTTTGAAAAAATCAAGCCTGATCCGCTACAGCCGCGAGGCGCTGCAGCGCGACGCCGCCGGCATCGCGACGCTGGCGCGGCACGAAGGGCTGGAAGCCCACGCGAGAGCGGTCGAAATCCGATTGGAAGGTGGAGAAAGAAAATGA